In a single window of the Amycolatopsis sp. cg5 genome:
- a CDS encoding IS110 family transposase, whose translation MPQHDGPLFYAGIDWAAVEHAVCVLDRDGRKVAAFTIEHTAAGFNRLAVRLSKLAPPERTPVAIERPDGRLVDALLAAGHPVLPVKPNAIKTWREAEVLSGAKSDPGDAHVIADYLRVRFHRLRPAAPLSSHTKALRALVRSRGDLVDARVAAVNQLAALLDAQWPGAKAIFANIESAIALAFLTAYPTAASATSLTEKRLATFCAKQGYSGRKTAAVLLARLRAAPAGTNDPVVSESIRDAVLAQVGVLTALNTAIKNLDRSITEKMDTHPDSEVFQSFPRRTINAAQILAEWGDAREAFDHPDAIAALAGITPVTKASGKQRGVSFRWACNKRLRLAITTFAANSRFSSPWAADIYDRARASGKDHPHATRILARAWIRVMWRCWQNSTPYDPTLHAGAQQHTHQQAAA comes from the coding sequence TTGCCGCAGCATGACGGGCCGTTGTTCTATGCCGGGATCGACTGGGCCGCGGTCGAACACGCCGTGTGCGTACTCGACCGAGACGGCCGCAAGGTCGCCGCGTTCACCATCGAGCACACCGCCGCCGGGTTCAACCGGCTGGCCGTTCGGCTGAGCAAGCTCGCCCCGCCCGAGCGGACGCCGGTCGCGATCGAACGCCCGGACGGCCGACTGGTTGACGCGCTGCTGGCCGCCGGGCACCCGGTGCTGCCGGTCAAACCGAACGCGATCAAAACCTGGCGTGAAGCCGAAGTCCTTTCCGGCGCGAAATCCGACCCCGGCGACGCCCACGTGATCGCCGACTACCTGCGCGTGCGTTTCCACCGGCTGCGCCCCGCCGCACCATTGTCCAGTCATACCAAGGCATTGCGCGCCCTGGTCCGCAGCCGCGGTGATCTCGTCGATGCCCGGGTCGCGGCGGTCAACCAGCTCGCCGCTCTGCTGGACGCCCAGTGGCCCGGCGCCAAAGCCATCTTCGCCAACATCGAGTCCGCGATCGCCCTGGCGTTCCTCACCGCCTACCCCACCGCCGCCTCGGCCACGTCCCTGACCGAGAAACGACTGGCCACGTTCTGCGCGAAACAAGGCTACTCGGGCAGGAAAACCGCCGCGGTCCTGCTTGCCCGGCTGCGCGCCGCTCCTGCCGGAACCAACGACCCCGTCGTGTCCGAGAGCATCCGTGACGCCGTCCTCGCCCAGGTCGGCGTCCTGACCGCACTGAACACCGCGATCAAGAACCTGGACCGCTCCATCACCGAGAAGATGGACACCCACCCCGACAGCGAAGTCTTCCAGTCCTTCCCCCGCCGCACCATCAACGCCGCCCAGATCCTCGCCGAATGGGGCGACGCCCGCGAAGCGTTCGACCACCCCGACGCCATCGCCGCGCTCGCCGGAATCACCCCAGTCACCAAGGCATCCGGCAAGCAACGCGGCGTCAGCTTCCGGTGGGCCTGCAACAAAAGACTGCGCCTGGCAATCACGACCTTCGCCGCGAACAGCCGCTTCTCCAGCCCCTGGGCAGCCGACATCTACGACCGGGCGCGAGCCTCGGGCAAAGACCACCCCCACGCCACCCGCATCCTCGCACGAGCCTGGATCCGCGTGATGTGGCGCTGCTGGCAAAACAGCACACCCTACGACCCCACCCTGCACGCAGGCGCCCAGCAACACACCCACCAGCAGGCCGCAGCCTGA
- a CDS encoding dipeptide/oligopeptide/nickel ABC transporter permease/ATP-binding protein produces the protein MNRLRNAARTPVGACAAVLLVAMVALAVFAPIIWGDAAAVVDTDAIAQSPSAAHPFGTDALGRDILYRTLVATRLSAELALLATAIGLVVGIVLGTVPTVLPRRLARLLVAAVNIAVAFPGLLLALSLAAIIGVGTEGAVLAIAFAMAPAFARLVQTLSASVAGRDFVAAARVSGVGRLRLLTRHVLPNIAEPLVVNATIGAGSALLAFSGLSFLGIGVQAPDYDWGRLLREGLDGVYVNPAAALAPGAAVVLAGLAFNLAGETVAAVVGLRTPTSKRKAGKPPEPHAPAPAVVAGENPVLVVENLRVAFPGQGGWTVPVRGVSFAVGAGEAVGVVGESGSGKSLTALAVSRLLEAPAEVTADRLEFDGAPLESTSDRVLGTSLAMVFQDPMSSFNPTRRIGWQLAEVSQQHQGLSRKDALERAADRLAAVRIPDAARRSRQFPHEFSGGMRQRAMIAMGLMGEPKLIVADEPTTALDVTVQREVLALLTRTRRAEGAAILLISHDIAVVSQTCERVLVMYAGRIVEDLPTADLRDARHPYTRALLATTVDLTTDRDAPLLVIPGRPPEPDRMPAGCAFAERCPMASDRCRTEDPVLTGDGHRVACWHPHEVETPVCETAAAGGSA, from the coding sequence ATGAACCGGCTCCGGAACGCGGCGCGGACCCCCGTCGGCGCCTGCGCGGCGGTGCTGCTGGTGGCCATGGTGGCGCTGGCGGTGTTCGCGCCGATCATCTGGGGTGACGCGGCCGCGGTGGTCGACACCGACGCGATCGCCCAGTCGCCGTCAGCGGCCCACCCGTTCGGCACCGACGCGCTCGGCCGCGACATCTTGTATCGCACGCTGGTGGCGACCCGGCTCTCCGCCGAACTCGCGCTGCTCGCCACGGCGATCGGGCTGGTGGTCGGTATCGTGCTCGGCACGGTGCCGACCGTGCTGCCGCGACGGCTCGCCAGGCTGCTGGTCGCGGCGGTCAACATCGCGGTGGCCTTTCCCGGCCTGCTGCTCGCGCTGTCACTCGCGGCGATCATCGGCGTCGGCACGGAGGGCGCGGTCCTCGCCATCGCCTTCGCCATGGCGCCCGCGTTCGCCAGGCTCGTGCAGACCCTCTCCGCGAGTGTCGCCGGACGGGATTTCGTCGCGGCGGCAAGGGTTTCCGGGGTCGGCAGGCTGCGGCTGCTGACCAGGCACGTGTTGCCGAACATCGCCGAGCCGCTGGTCGTGAACGCGACCATCGGCGCCGGGTCGGCGTTGCTCGCGTTCTCCGGGCTGTCCTTCCTCGGCATCGGCGTGCAGGCGCCGGACTACGACTGGGGCAGGCTGCTGCGCGAGGGCCTCGACGGCGTCTACGTGAACCCGGCGGCCGCGCTCGCGCCCGGCGCGGCGGTCGTGCTGGCCGGGCTGGCGTTCAACCTCGCGGGTGAGACCGTGGCCGCGGTGGTCGGGCTGCGCACGCCGACCTCGAAGCGCAAAGCGGGCAAGCCGCCGGAGCCGCACGCGCCGGCCCCCGCGGTTGTGGCGGGGGAGAACCCGGTGCTCGTGGTCGAGAACCTGCGGGTGGCTTTTCCCGGACAGGGCGGCTGGACGGTTCCGGTGCGCGGCGTGAGCTTCGCGGTGGGTGCTGGGGAAGCGGTGGGTGTGGTCGGCGAGTCGGGCTCCGGCAAGAGCCTGACGGCGCTGGCGGTGTCCCGTCTGCTCGAAGCGCCAGCCGAGGTGACCGCCGATCGGCTCGAGTTCGACGGCGCGCCGCTGGAGTCCACTTCGGACCGGGTGCTCGGCACCTCGCTGGCGATGGTGTTCCAGGACCCGATGTCGTCGTTCAACCCGACCAGGCGGATCGGCTGGCAGCTGGCCGAGGTTTCCCAGCAGCACCAAGGACTTTCGCGCAAGGACGCGCTCGAGCGGGCGGCCGACCGGCTGGCCGCGGTGCGGATTCCGGACGCCGCGCGGCGGTCACGGCAGTTCCCGCACGAGTTCTCCGGCGGCATGCGCCAGCGGGCGATGATCGCCATGGGCCTGATGGGTGAGCCGAAGCTGATCGTGGCCGACGAGCCGACCACCGCGCTCGACGTCACCGTCCAGCGCGAGGTGCTGGCGCTGCTCACCCGCACCCGTCGTGCGGAGGGGGCGGCGATCCTGCTGATCAGCCATGACATCGCGGTGGTGTCGCAGACCTGCGAACGGGTGCTGGTGATGTACGCCGGACGGATCGTCGAGGACCTCCCGACCGCAGACCTGCGCGACGCGCGGCATCCGTACACGCGGGCGCTGCTGGCCACCACTGTCGACTTGACGACAGATCGAGACGCCCCGCTGCTCGTGATCCCCGGCCGTCCGCCGGAGCCGGACCGGATGCCCGCCGGCTGCGCGTTCGCCGAACGCTGTCCGATGGCGAGCGATCGTTGCCGTACCGAGGATCCGGTGCTCACCGGGGACGGGCACCGCGTCGCCTGCTGGCATCCGCACGAAGTGGAAACACCGGTCTGTGAAACGGCGGCGGCGGGAGGATCGGCATGA
- a CDS encoding ABC transporter permease, which produces MTTAVLPGARVNPWPGFAARRLGRFAVSLWVLATAAFAMIHLVPGDPVRASLGMGAPAELIAARRAALGLDDPLWLQYVRYLRGLVTGEFGTSMASGQPVADVIGDRLPATLQLAVLAFAVVVVVAVPLGVLFAVLTRGGRRRAGELGFTSVTVVVAAIPEFLLAVGLVAVFAVGFGWFPVAGSADAASFVLPVLALAIAPAAVLSRIVRVEVLSVLDNDFVRTARAKRLPAWKIYARHALPNALTASLTLGGLMLTGMVAGTVLVENVFAWPGLGSTIVASIVGKDYPLVQGIVLVYGAGVLLVNLLVDVLLALLDPRSTIREA; this is translated from the coding sequence GTGACCACGGCGGTACTGCCCGGCGCACGGGTGAACCCGTGGCCGGGCTTCGCCGCCAGGCGCCTCGGCCGGTTCGCCGTCTCGCTGTGGGTGCTGGCCACCGCCGCGTTCGCGATGATCCACCTGGTGCCGGGTGACCCGGTCCGCGCGTCGCTCGGCATGGGCGCGCCCGCCGAGCTGATCGCGGCGCGGCGCGCGGCACTCGGGCTCGACGATCCGTTGTGGCTGCAGTACGTGCGTTACCTGCGCGGGCTGGTCACCGGTGAGTTCGGCACCTCGATGGCCAGTGGTCAGCCGGTCGCCGACGTGATCGGTGACCGGCTGCCCGCGACCTTGCAGCTGGCGGTGCTGGCGTTCGCGGTGGTCGTGGTGGTGGCGGTGCCGCTCGGCGTGCTGTTCGCGGTGCTGACCCGCGGCGGCCGCCGCCGGGCGGGTGAGCTGGGGTTCACCTCGGTGACCGTCGTGGTGGCGGCGATCCCGGAGTTCCTGCTGGCGGTCGGGCTGGTCGCGGTGTTCGCGGTCGGCTTCGGCTGGTTCCCGGTCGCGGGCAGCGCGGACGCCGCGTCGTTCGTGCTGCCGGTGCTGGCGCTGGCCATCGCACCGGCGGCCGTGCTCTCGCGGATCGTCAGGGTCGAGGTGCTTTCCGTGCTGGACAACGACTTCGTCCGCACGGCGCGCGCCAAGCGCTTGCCTGCTTGGAAGATCTACGCGCGGCACGCGCTGCCCAACGCGCTGACCGCGTCGCTGACGCTCGGCGGGCTCATGCTGACCGGCATGGTCGCCGGGACGGTGCTGGTGGAGAACGTGTTCGCCTGGCCGGGCCTGGGTTCGACGATCGTCGCTTCGATCGTCGGCAAGGACTATCCGCTGGTGCAGGGGATCGTGCTCGTCTACGGAGCGGGCGTGCTGCTGGTGAACCTGCTGGTCGACGTGCTGCTCGCGCTGCTCGACCCGCGTTCGACGATTCGGGAGGCTTGA
- a CDS encoding ABC transporter substrate-binding protein: protein MIRTCAALAAVVALAGASACGTGSGDPANQKPVDGKTFSFGIGSDPGNLDPHMTVLSVTNQVARFLYDTLIDVDTDGKPIPGLAEKWEATTTTASFTLRPGITCSDGSPLTAATVAANIGFVGDPANKSPLLGIQLASGTKATADEATRTVVVTSGARDAFLLRNVGGLPIVCDKGLKDRKLLAKGESGTGMFAMTEVVPNDHYTLTRRKEYTWGPGQWKAEPGLPDKVNLRVISNLTTAANLLLSGELNAAAMPGPDRQRLEARKLFHGDFVAALGEIFYNQAEGRPGSDEAVRRALTQALDLPQLAKVLTAGSGKPSQGLVTNEPNVCAGDSIKGNLPAFDQAAAKSTLDGAGWKPGPDGIRAKGGKKLAMTVLYGTQLGPTMASTAELAQQAWKAIGADVTLKAVDSPGLSAVLFGTGEWEVSLGPIGLVLPSQAVPFMSGPSAPDGTNFAHIKNAEYERLVAEAAAMPGEAGCPNWLAAETALFKKVDVVPYTNSVVPFFGSGAKFTISQSSITPSSIRMLAS, encoded by the coding sequence ATGATCCGTACCTGCGCCGCGCTGGCCGCGGTGGTGGCGCTCGCGGGCGCCAGCGCCTGCGGGACCGGTTCCGGTGACCCCGCGAACCAGAAACCGGTGGACGGCAAGACGTTCAGCTTCGGCATCGGCTCCGACCCCGGCAACCTCGACCCGCACATGACCGTGCTCTCGGTGACCAACCAGGTCGCCAGGTTCCTCTACGACACCTTGATCGACGTCGACACCGACGGGAAGCCGATCCCCGGTCTCGCCGAGAAGTGGGAGGCGACGACCACCACCGCGTCGTTCACCCTGCGCCCCGGCATCACCTGTTCCGACGGCTCGCCGCTGACCGCCGCCACGGTCGCCGCGAACATCGGCTTCGTCGGCGACCCGGCGAACAAGTCGCCGCTGCTCGGCATCCAGCTCGCTTCCGGCACCAAGGCGACAGCCGACGAAGCGACCCGTACGGTCGTGGTCACCAGCGGCGCGCGGGACGCCTTCCTGCTCCGCAACGTCGGCGGCCTGCCGATCGTGTGCGACAAGGGCCTGAAAGACCGCAAGCTGCTCGCGAAGGGCGAGAGCGGCACGGGCATGTTCGCGATGACCGAGGTCGTGCCGAACGACCACTACACGCTGACCCGGCGCAAGGAGTACACCTGGGGCCCCGGCCAGTGGAAGGCCGAACCCGGGCTGCCGGACAAGGTGAACCTCCGGGTGATCTCGAACCTCACCACGGCGGCCAACCTGCTGCTCTCCGGTGAGCTCAACGCCGCGGCCATGCCGGGCCCCGACCGCCAGCGGCTGGAGGCGCGCAAGCTCTTCCACGGCGACTTCGTCGCGGCGCTCGGCGAGATCTTCTACAACCAGGCCGAGGGCAGGCCGGGCAGTGACGAGGCCGTGCGCCGCGCGCTGACCCAGGCGCTCGACCTCCCGCAGCTCGCCAAGGTGCTCACCGCGGGCAGTGGTAAGCCGTCGCAGGGCCTGGTCACCAATGAGCCCAATGTCTGCGCCGGCGACTCGATCAAGGGCAACCTGCCCGCGTTCGACCAGGCGGCCGCCAAGTCCACTTTGGATGGAGCGGGCTGGAAGCCAGGTCCGGACGGGATCAGGGCCAAGGGCGGGAAGAAGCTCGCCATGACCGTCCTTTATGGAACGCAGCTCGGCCCGACCATGGCCTCGACCGCCGAGCTGGCCCAGCAGGCGTGGAAGGCGATCGGCGCCGACGTGACACTCAAGGCCGTCGACAGTCCAGGGCTTTCGGCGGTGCTGTTCGGCACCGGGGAATGGGAGGTCTCGCTCGGCCCGATCGGGCTCGTCCTGCCGAGCCAGGCGGTGCCGTTCATGTCCGGGCCGTCGGCGCCGGACGGGACCAACTTCGCGCACATCAAGAACGCCGAGTACGAACGCCTGGTCGCCGAGGCCGCGGCGATGCCGGGTGAGGCGGGTTGCCCGAACTGGCTGGCCGCCGAAACCGCGCTGTTCAAGAAGGTCGACGTGGTGCCGTACACCAACTCCGTCGTCCCGTTCTTCGGCAGCGGCGCGAAGTTCACGATCAGCCAGTCGAGCATCACCCCGTCCTCGATCCGGATGCTCGCCTCATGA